The following coding sequences are from one Streptomyces dengpaensis window:
- a CDS encoding phiSA1p31-related protein, protein MTSLLDGTVIDLDRVQVALDGSHWLWTCEHTESGEPLMLRLDRDGTGALPLADVYRIHGLLAPQAQPTTAAMYRQVLEAA, encoded by the coding sequence ATGACCAGTCTCCTCGACGGCACCGTCATCGACCTGGACCGGGTGCAGGTCGCCCTGGACGGCTCGCACTGGCTGTGGACGTGCGAGCACACCGAGTCCGGCGAGCCGCTCATGCTGCGCCTCGACCGCGACGGCACCGGAGCGCTGCCGCTGGCCGACGTGTACCGCATCCACGGCCTGCTCGCACCGCAGGCCCAGCCGACCACCGCCGCCATGTACCGGCAAGTCCTGGAGGCGGCGTGA
- a CDS encoding DNA-methyltransferase: protein MKPYYEDENVQLYLGDMREVLPALGVKADLILADPPYSETSLAWDRWPDGWPTLAATVASSMWCFGSMRMFLDRGPEFADWKLSQDVIWEKHNGSGFTTDRFRRVHEIATHWYRGEWRGIHRNVPRVPSTYDSKGRTVSVRAARPPHTGEIGGATYSDDGLRLARSVLYAKSMQRAAIHPTEKPVTGLLEHLIAYACPPDGTVLDPFAGSGSTLDAARQSGRRAIGIEANEPYAETAARRLSHLTLEAS, encoded by the coding sequence ATGAAGCCGTACTACGAGGACGAGAACGTCCAGCTCTACCTGGGAGATATGCGCGAGGTGCTCCCGGCTCTGGGCGTCAAGGCTGATTTGATCTTGGCAGATCCGCCGTACTCGGAGACGAGCCTGGCGTGGGACCGCTGGCCCGACGGCTGGCCCACGCTCGCCGCCACCGTCGCCTCGTCGATGTGGTGCTTCGGGTCGATGCGTATGTTCCTCGACCGCGGCCCCGAGTTCGCCGACTGGAAGCTGTCGCAGGACGTCATCTGGGAGAAGCACAACGGCTCCGGGTTCACGACCGACCGGTTCCGCCGCGTCCACGAGATTGCCACCCACTGGTACCGCGGCGAGTGGCGCGGCATCCACCGCAACGTTCCACGGGTTCCGTCCACCTACGACAGCAAGGGCCGCACCGTCAGCGTGCGCGCCGCACGGCCTCCGCACACCGGAGAGATCGGCGGCGCCACCTACAGCGACGACGGCCTGCGTCTGGCCCGCTCGGTGCTGTACGCGAAGTCGATGCAGCGCGCCGCGATCCATCCGACGGAGAAACCCGTCACCGGGCTGCTGGAGCACCTCATCGCCTACGCCTGCCCGCCCGATGGCACCGTCCTGGATCCGTTCGCCGGAAGCGGCAGCACGTTGGACGCGGCCCGCCAGTCCGGACGGCGCGCGATCGGCATCGAAGCCAACGAGCCGTATGCCGAAACCGCAGCCCGCCGCCTGTCCCATCTGACCTTGGAGGCGTCGTGA
- a CDS encoding DUF6197 family protein: MTTTITPTSTEIADVLDKALAHIIRVGFCKKYLYSTRQHRGGTPLNQCAVDLDGAINVAVHGTPLHLGRDPLTRAVVEAVAARITAPSLATWCDYKGNGKTQAIALLRETAAQLRKEAW, translated from the coding sequence GTGACCACCACCATCACACCCACCAGCACCGAGATAGCCGACGTCCTCGACAAGGCCCTCGCCCACATCATCCGAGTGGGCTTCTGCAAGAAGTACCTGTACAGCACCCGGCAGCACAGGGGCGGAACCCCGCTGAACCAGTGCGCGGTGGACCTGGACGGCGCGATCAACGTCGCCGTGCACGGAACCCCGCTCCACCTCGGACGCGACCCGCTCACCCGAGCCGTGGTGGAGGCGGTCGCCGCCCGCATCACCGCCCCGTCACTCGCCACCTGGTGCGACTACAAGGGCAACGGCAAAACCCAAGCCATCGCCCTCCTCCGGGAGACCGCAGCCCAACTTCGTAAGGAGGCCTGGTGA